A single window of Rhodococcus jostii RHA1 DNA harbors:
- a CDS encoding class I SAM-dependent methyltransferase, producing MGLGYTLAYRFKITPWVKAGRVFGSQIDTLLDPFDAPPGEVLDIGCGTGDHAIEMARRGWQVTGIDTVQLALDKARSKARKAGVDVRFMHADATDLEHAVGRGYHLILDVGCYHGLSDHDRVAYAENVTTVSEPHATLLMFAFGPGHRGPLPRGVSRSDVERTFEKWKLVSDVDADTTGMPGPLKKADPRWFRLVKR from the coding sequence ATGGGCCTCGGATACACATTGGCCTATCGGTTCAAGATCACGCCCTGGGTGAAAGCGGGCCGCGTCTTCGGAAGTCAGATCGACACGTTGCTCGATCCCTTCGACGCACCACCGGGAGAGGTCCTCGACATCGGATGCGGCACCGGTGACCATGCCATCGAGATGGCCCGGCGGGGGTGGCAGGTGACGGGGATCGACACCGTCCAACTGGCCCTCGACAAGGCGCGGTCCAAGGCCCGGAAGGCGGGCGTCGACGTGCGTTTCATGCACGCGGACGCCACCGACCTCGAGCACGCCGTCGGTCGCGGGTACCACTTGATCCTGGATGTGGGGTGCTATCACGGGCTCAGCGACCACGACCGGGTCGCGTACGCCGAGAACGTCACGACCGTGAGCGAACCGCACGCCACCCTGCTGATGTTCGCGTTCGGGCCGGGGCACCGCGGCCCCCTGCCGCGCGGGGTCTCCCGCTCCGACGTGGAGCGGACGTTCGAGAAGTGGAAACTCGTGTCGGACGTCGACGCGGACACGACCGGTATGCCGGGACCGCTCAAGAAGGCCGACCCCCGCTGGTTCCGCCTCGTCAAGCGCTGA
- a CDS encoding SRPBCC family protein encodes MSASEIRVSRTIDAPVGAVWAVITDLDNAESVLSGVEKLERLDSTEYEVGTRWRETRVLFGKSSTEEMWVTEIDPEKRTVVKASSHGADYTTVFTLEPAGDGTTLTFHFSAEASGLGAVSRFMMKVFGSFALKATTKAIRRDLDDIADAAEKRAG; translated from the coding sequence ATGTCAGCCTCGGAGATCCGTGTGAGCCGAACGATCGATGCGCCCGTCGGCGCGGTCTGGGCGGTCATCACCGACCTGGACAACGCAGAATCGGTGCTGAGCGGTGTGGAGAAGCTCGAGAGGCTGGACTCGACGGAGTACGAAGTCGGCACGCGGTGGCGCGAGACCCGGGTGCTGTTCGGCAAATCGTCGACCGAGGAAATGTGGGTCACGGAGATCGACCCGGAGAAGCGCACCGTGGTGAAGGCGTCGTCCCACGGCGCGGACTACACGACGGTGTTCACCCTGGAGCCTGCCGGTGACGGCACCACCCTGACCTTCCACTTCTCAGCGGAAGCAAGTGGGCTCGGCGCAGTGTCGAGGTTCATGATGAAAGTGTTCGGTTCCTTCGCACTGAAGGCCACCACCAAGGCGATCCGGCGCGATCTCGACGACATCGCCGACGCCGCCGAGAAGCGGGCCGGCTGA
- a CDS encoding helix-turn-helix transcriptional regulator, with protein MSPVRRGDALPIYNRIGVLRAERGMSRAQLAGLIDVNPQTVGALERGDHYPSLDLAFRISWVFELPVEAIFSRTEFGPLSTELYRTDRPPSTTGNGESSDA; from the coding sequence ATGAGCCCAGTGCGGCGGGGGGACGCCCTCCCCATCTACAACCGCATCGGCGTCCTTCGCGCCGAACGCGGGATGAGCCGGGCTCAGCTGGCGGGACTCATCGACGTCAATCCCCAGACCGTCGGCGCGCTCGAACGGGGCGACCACTACCCCAGCCTCGACCTGGCGTTCCGTATCTCGTGGGTGTTCGAACTGCCCGTGGAGGCCATCTTCTCCCGCACCGAGTTCGGACCCCTGTCCACCGAGCTGTACCGCACCGACCGACCGCCGTCCACGACAGGAAACGGGGAGAGTTCCGATGCCTGA
- a CDS encoding antibiotic biosynthesis monooxygenase — MDTEKPTEKSTGNAATVIIGQKVRAGSEEAFEAWQQDMNTAASHYPGFLGAEISAPTAVQPDWVVVYRFDSVAHVQAWINSATRQQRLDEGQQYFDGPATQQVISGGTRESDPLVTVVVTHRVGPEHVDDFLAWQDRLRLEESKFDGFRGSELFRPIEGIQDEWTALYRYDNAADLDRWLTSAKRQELLAEGEKFHDFELRTIDNSFGSWFAFDENGNEAPPPSETKTSIAVWVGLYPTVVILTLALSPLKMPLWLGLLVGNLLSSFIMSFVTMPYYVNRVLGRWLRPPPDVPEATTNRRGIAIVAGVMVFWVIVFYLVTRQFWTLP, encoded by the coding sequence ATGGACACCGAGAAGCCCACCGAGAAATCCACCGGCAACGCCGCGACGGTCATCATCGGCCAGAAGGTGCGCGCCGGATCCGAGGAGGCGTTCGAGGCCTGGCAGCAGGACATGAACACCGCCGCGTCCCACTACCCCGGGTTCCTGGGCGCCGAGATCTCCGCGCCCACCGCCGTGCAACCCGACTGGGTCGTGGTCTACCGCTTCGATTCCGTCGCCCACGTGCAGGCCTGGATCAACAGCGCCACCCGGCAGCAGCGGCTGGACGAGGGACAGCAGTACTTCGACGGCCCCGCTACCCAGCAGGTCATCAGCGGGGGCACACGCGAGTCGGATCCGCTCGTGACGGTCGTCGTGACGCACCGTGTCGGTCCGGAGCACGTCGACGATTTCCTCGCGTGGCAGGATCGACTGCGATTGGAAGAGAGCAAGTTCGACGGCTTCCGCGGCAGCGAACTCTTCCGGCCCATCGAGGGAATCCAGGACGAGTGGACCGCGCTGTACCGCTACGACAACGCCGCCGACCTCGACAGGTGGCTCACCTCGGCGAAGCGTCAGGAACTCCTCGCCGAGGGGGAGAAGTTCCACGACTTCGAATTGCGCACCATCGACAACTCCTTCGGGAGCTGGTTCGCGTTCGACGAGAACGGCAACGAGGCGCCGCCGCCGTCCGAAACCAAGACGTCGATCGCGGTGTGGGTCGGTCTCTATCCCACCGTCGTGATTCTCACCCTCGCGTTGTCGCCGCTGAAGATGCCGCTGTGGCTCGGTCTGCTCGTCGGAAACCTGCTGTCCAGCTTCATCATGAGCTTCGTGACGATGCCGTACTACGTGAACCGGGTTCTCGGGCGCTGGCTGCGGCCGCCACCGGACGTCCCGGAAGCGACGACGAACCGTCGAGGGATCGCGATCGTCGCCGGGGTTATGGTGTTCTGGGTCATCGTCTTCTACCTGGTGACCCGCCAGTTCTGGACCCTGCCCTGA
- a CDS encoding ABC transporter permease translates to MSAPLSPARAIGLVARREFLTQVAKKSFVISNVIILLAIVGGIVAYSLFSGGDDERATIGLVGDQSLAPALVATGDAVGTPVDVVPTTDEQAARDEVENGDLDVALIPGIDGSVTAVTESEIGSGLRTVIDAAVVQQAQAGALAAQGVDPAQLAEATGRAVVTVDALDPPDPEKGQRVALSIAVVVLLYMQIMMFGMYVAMGVVEEKSSRVVELLLSTLRPLQLLWGKVIGIGAVGLVQLTAYGVAGVAAGLATGVLTVTGTAIGVLAGTLGWFVLGFAFFAVLYAAAGSMVSRQEDVNATASPLMVLIVIMFFSAFSSVSNPDGTLSNVLSWIPPFSAILMPLRIAAGVASPVQVVVTVALMLAVTAALSVLAAKIYQRSILRIGKVVSWKEALGR, encoded by the coding sequence ATGAGTGCCCCACTGAGCCCCGCCCGCGCGATCGGCCTCGTGGCCCGCCGCGAATTCCTGACACAGGTGGCGAAGAAGAGCTTCGTCATCAGCAACGTGATCATCCTGCTGGCCATCGTGGGCGGCATCGTCGCGTACTCGCTGTTCTCGGGCGGCGACGACGAACGCGCCACCATCGGACTCGTCGGCGACCAGTCGCTCGCGCCTGCTCTCGTCGCCACCGGTGACGCGGTCGGGACGCCGGTCGACGTCGTCCCGACCACGGACGAACAGGCCGCACGGGACGAGGTGGAGAACGGTGACCTCGACGTCGCCCTGATTCCCGGCATCGACGGATCCGTCACGGCCGTCACCGAATCCGAGATCGGTTCCGGGCTTCGCACCGTGATCGACGCGGCCGTGGTGCAGCAGGCTCAGGCCGGCGCGCTCGCCGCGCAGGGCGTGGATCCCGCGCAACTCGCCGAAGCGACCGGCCGGGCGGTGGTCACCGTCGACGCACTCGATCCGCCCGACCCGGAGAAGGGCCAGCGCGTGGCCCTCTCCATCGCCGTGGTCGTCCTGCTGTACATGCAGATCATGATGTTCGGCATGTACGTGGCGATGGGTGTGGTGGAGGAGAAGTCGAGCCGCGTCGTGGAACTGCTCCTGTCGACCCTCCGCCCGCTGCAACTGCTCTGGGGCAAGGTGATCGGCATCGGCGCGGTGGGTCTCGTCCAGTTGACCGCCTACGGTGTGGCCGGTGTCGCGGCCGGACTCGCGACGGGGGTGCTCACCGTGACGGGGACGGCGATCGGAGTGTTGGCCGGAACGCTCGGCTGGTTCGTGCTCGGATTCGCATTCTTCGCCGTCCTCTACGCCGCGGCCGGGTCGATGGTGTCGCGGCAGGAGGACGTCAACGCCACCGCGTCGCCGCTGATGGTGCTGATCGTCATCATGTTCTTCAGCGCCTTCTCCTCGGTGAGCAACCCGGACGGCACCCTCAGCAACGTCCTCAGCTGGATTCCGCCGTTCTCGGCGATCCTGATGCCGCTGCGCATCGCCGCCGGGGTGGCGTCCCCGGTCCAGGTGGTCGTCACGGTGGCCCTGATGCTCGCGGTGACCGCCGCACTCAGCGTGCTGGCCGCGAAGATCTACCAGCGCTCGATCCTGCGGATCGGCAAGGTCGTGTCGTGGAAGGAGGCGCTCGGGAGGTAG
- the fdxA gene encoding ferredoxin: MTYTIAEPCVDVLDKACIEECPVDCIYEGGRMLYIHPDECVDCGACEPVCPVEAIFYEDDVPDQWVEYTKANADFFDDLGSPGGAAKLGKVDYDPPFVKALPPMAEGD, from the coding sequence GTGACCTATACCATCGCAGAGCCTTGTGTCGACGTTCTGGACAAGGCATGCATCGAAGAATGTCCTGTCGACTGCATTTACGAGGGCGGTCGGATGCTCTACATCCACCCCGACGAATGCGTCGACTGCGGCGCCTGTGAGCCGGTCTGCCCCGTCGAGGCGATCTTCTACGAGGACGACGTCCCGGACCAGTGGGTGGAGTACACCAAGGCGAACGCCGACTTCTTCGACGACCTCGGTTCCCCCGGCGGCGCGGCGAAGCTGGGCAAGGTCGACTACGACCCGCCGTTCGTCAAGGCGTTGCCGCCGATGGCCGAAGGCGACTGA
- a CDS encoding ABC transporter ATP-binding protein — translation MSHTLTIDGISKRYGEVVALDDLSFEVRPGEIFGFVGSNGAGKTTTMRIALGVLSADSGEVRLGGKPVDLDVRRTIGYMPEERGLYPKMKVGKQLEYLAELHGISRSAAREAVGRWTERLGIADRVGDTVDALSLGNQQRVQLAAALVHDPAVLVLDEPFSGLDPVAVDVMSDVLVEKANTGVPVIFSSHQLELVQRLCHRVGIISHGRMRAVGTVDELRGGGNAQLEVHAPEAPVGWAHHLEGVTTISHLDGRTLLSLDAHVDDQLILHTALKTGPVHEFSLHRPTLTDLFREVVTA, via the coding sequence ATGTCTCACACCCTCACGATCGACGGCATCTCCAAACGGTACGGCGAGGTCGTCGCGCTCGACGACCTGTCCTTCGAGGTCCGCCCCGGTGAGATCTTCGGTTTCGTCGGCAGCAACGGTGCCGGCAAGACCACCACCATGCGCATCGCGCTGGGCGTCCTGTCCGCCGATTCCGGCGAGGTCCGGCTCGGCGGCAAGCCGGTGGACCTGGATGTGCGGCGCACCATCGGGTACATGCCGGAGGAACGCGGGCTGTACCCGAAGATGAAGGTGGGCAAGCAACTCGAATACCTCGCCGAGCTGCACGGCATTTCCCGCTCGGCGGCGCGGGAGGCGGTCGGCCGCTGGACCGAACGCCTCGGCATCGCGGACCGTGTCGGCGACACCGTCGACGCACTCTCGCTCGGCAACCAGCAACGCGTCCAGCTGGCCGCCGCGCTCGTCCACGATCCGGCGGTGCTGGTTCTCGACGAACCCTTCTCCGGGCTCGACCCCGTCGCGGTGGACGTCATGAGCGACGTGCTGGTGGAGAAGGCGAACACCGGAGTGCCGGTGATCTTCTCGAGCCATCAGCTCGAACTCGTCCAGCGCCTGTGCCACCGCGTCGGCATCATCAGCCACGGCCGGATGCGTGCCGTCGGCACCGTCGACGAACTCCGCGGCGGCGGCAACGCCCAACTCGAAGTCCACGCTCCGGAGGCGCCGGTCGGCTGGGCCCATCATCTCGAGGGCGTCACCACGATCAGTCACCTCGACGGCCGGACCCTGCTGTCGCTCGACGCCCACGTGGACGACCAGCTGATCCTGCACACCGCCCTGAAGACCGGACCGGTGCACGAATTCTCGCTGCACCGGCCCACCCTGACCGATCTGTTCCGAGAGGTGGTCACGGCATGA
- a CDS encoding multicopper oxidase family protein, protein MVVRRRKPIVAIAVAVVASMTLMLTACTSDEPATARGGNAGPDGTPVAYEEPVKLSSENGVLEVRLSAHQGTVDLDTVSEPVSGFLVFGYEVLQGTSSDGSTTGDDVYPAPTLRVDPGERLIIHYDNDLRNLTIEDFYDPAFTTAGGEVPIYPPALDSAPLNLHTHGLHVSPDGNADNVLLDIPAGMGNVYDYAVPKDMPNGLYWYHSHRHTMTAQQTYAGLAGLLEIGRPDGNLPLVTQNDVPIRDMALQYNFVFDRKGKGHQLNDPNWPQFVSTLKPPEGTQLADGTYQPSLAPVNFSETTEGSQYVTNWYSGPLSPANHRGQNQFVPGNLQSFSSDSTKIPADPSLPDNERDVQYTVNGQFQPELKLKPGQTEIWSLANISDFAYMPLRLTETATGNHPTFSVVGQDGNPFTQVQLPVGGDGTRLVIPPGSRYAIAVTMPDTGDLVLDMPPLEGAKPVTNPGVLYTDNGTDNPPAELGTVTVDPSVISYADGFFTFPTQTLLHVTPDSGEGRTTPFEPGQNLDAYTSFVDTSVMTPDVKRTLTVSGGFGNEKASNSDPKAFTYEFDDNTFPNIPLIQPRLNSVEEWLITNLNNDEHPMHIHVNDFQVMEIVDPIAGTRTGVQPWGEDNVNVPAPVTDANENPLVPASVTLRTKFTEYTGTFVIHCHRLNHEDNGLMATVNVIPEVSTYAVAVPGSAGTPATVQVHDGNGDKVIAAVTPFPSFEGTPTVAMADVNGDMILDLVAGTGAGVAPEVVAYDGNDVGSGPFTAELTRFAPFDDGFRGGVNVAGADIDGNALADNIIAGTGPGTESQVKVFSSTLPTEKGTAPEVFSSFTPYPGSQSGVTVATGLVDAASGRASIVTAPGPGEAPRVKTFRYDLFEPTAAATADGTADEHAGHTDGPRTTSEFLAFDESYLGGVSLSTGWVAGAEGGAKSIVTGMLGGDGTVRVWSSGSRLDGEPRMYLESPNHHSADVVFTQIASFAPFAGGPAGSGVQVATTSTTTGADLLVSGPGPGGTEVRKFGLGRAEPRSTTLVPLPLGTLPALPSAQGSVPLGGR, encoded by the coding sequence ATGGTCGTCCGTCGCAGGAAGCCGATCGTCGCCATCGCCGTCGCCGTGGTCGCCTCCATGACGTTGATGCTGACGGCCTGCACGTCCGACGAGCCGGCCACTGCGCGCGGTGGCAACGCCGGCCCCGACGGCACCCCGGTCGCCTACGAGGAGCCGGTGAAGCTGTCGAGCGAGAACGGGGTGCTCGAGGTTCGGCTGTCGGCCCACCAGGGCACGGTCGACCTCGACACCGTCTCGGAACCGGTGTCGGGCTTCCTGGTCTTCGGATACGAGGTTCTGCAGGGCACGAGTTCGGACGGCTCGACGACGGGCGACGACGTCTACCCGGCACCGACGTTGCGCGTCGATCCGGGTGAGCGCCTGATCATCCACTACGACAACGATCTCCGGAACCTGACGATCGAGGACTTCTACGACCCCGCGTTCACGACGGCGGGCGGGGAGGTCCCGATTTACCCCCCGGCCCTCGACTCGGCGCCGCTGAACCTGCACACCCACGGTCTGCACGTGAGCCCGGACGGCAACGCCGACAACGTGCTGCTCGACATCCCCGCCGGGATGGGCAACGTCTACGACTATGCGGTGCCGAAGGACATGCCGAACGGGCTGTACTGGTACCACAGCCACCGTCACACGATGACGGCGCAACAGACGTACGCGGGGCTCGCGGGACTGCTGGAGATCGGCAGGCCCGACGGCAACCTTCCGCTGGTGACGCAGAACGACGTTCCCATCCGAGACATGGCGCTGCAGTACAACTTCGTCTTCGACCGTAAAGGCAAGGGCCACCAGCTGAACGACCCGAACTGGCCACAGTTCGTGAGCACACTGAAGCCGCCGGAGGGGACCCAGCTCGCCGACGGAACGTACCAGCCGAGTCTGGCGCCCGTGAATTTCTCGGAGACCACGGAGGGCTCCCAGTACGTCACCAACTGGTATTCCGGGCCGCTGTCGCCGGCGAATCATCGCGGGCAGAACCAGTTCGTGCCGGGCAATCTCCAGAGCTTCAGCAGTGATTCGACGAAGATTCCCGCCGACCCGTCGCTGCCGGACAACGAACGCGACGTGCAGTACACCGTCAACGGGCAGTTCCAGCCGGAGCTGAAACTGAAGCCGGGCCAGACGGAGATCTGGTCGCTGGCGAACATCAGCGATTTCGCCTACATGCCGCTCAGACTCACCGAGACCGCGACGGGCAACCACCCGACGTTCTCCGTCGTCGGCCAGGACGGAAACCCCTTCACCCAGGTGCAGTTGCCCGTCGGTGGTGACGGCACCCGGCTCGTCATCCCGCCGGGGTCGCGGTACGCGATCGCCGTGACGATGCCGGACACCGGCGATCTGGTGCTCGACATGCCACCGCTGGAAGGGGCGAAACCCGTCACCAATCCCGGCGTGCTCTACACCGACAACGGCACCGACAATCCGCCGGCCGAGCTGGGCACGGTGACGGTCGACCCGTCGGTGATCAGTTACGCCGACGGCTTCTTCACCTTCCCCACCCAGACCCTCCTCCACGTCACACCCGACAGCGGTGAAGGGCGGACCACGCCGTTCGAGCCCGGCCAGAACCTCGACGCGTACACGTCTTTCGTGGACACGTCGGTGATGACACCCGACGTGAAGCGCACCCTCACGGTCTCGGGCGGATTCGGCAACGAGAAGGCCAGCAACAGCGACCCGAAGGCCTTCACCTACGAGTTCGACGACAACACGTTCCCGAACATCCCGCTGATCCAGCCGCGCCTCAATTCGGTCGAGGAATGGCTGATCACGAACCTCAACAACGACGAACATCCGATGCACATCCACGTCAACGACTTCCAGGTGATGGAGATCGTCGACCCGATCGCGGGCACCCGGACCGGGGTGCAACCGTGGGGTGAGGACAACGTGAACGTGCCGGCGCCCGTCACCGACGCGAACGAGAACCCGCTCGTGCCCGCATCGGTGACGCTGCGCACGAAATTCACGGAGTACACGGGCACTTTCGTGATCCACTGCCATCGCCTCAACCACGAGGACAACGGACTGATGGCCACCGTCAACGTGATTCCCGAGGTGTCGACGTACGCGGTGGCGGTGCCGGGTTCTGCGGGCACCCCCGCGACCGTGCAGGTCCACGACGGCAACGGCGACAAGGTGATCGCCGCGGTCACACCGTTCCCGTCGTTCGAGGGCACCCCGACGGTGGCGATGGCCGACGTCAACGGCGACATGATCCTCGACCTCGTCGCCGGGACCGGTGCGGGCGTGGCACCGGAGGTCGTCGCGTACGACGGCAACGATGTCGGCTCCGGCCCGTTCACCGCCGAGCTGACCCGGTTCGCCCCGTTCGACGACGGCTTCCGCGGAGGCGTGAACGTCGCGGGTGCGGACATCGACGGAAACGCGCTGGCCGACAACATCATCGCCGGCACGGGCCCCGGCACCGAATCGCAGGTGAAGGTGTTCTCGTCCACCCTGCCCACGGAGAAGGGCACAGCACCCGAGGTCTTCTCGAGTTTCACCCCCTACCCCGGGTCGCAGTCCGGGGTCACGGTCGCGACGGGCCTGGTCGACGCCGCCTCGGGCCGGGCAAGCATCGTCACCGCCCCGGGGCCGGGAGAAGCGCCTCGTGTGAAGACGTTCCGCTACGACCTGTTCGAGCCGACCGCCGCCGCGACTGCCGACGGCACCGCGGACGAGCACGCCGGCCACACCGACGGACCGAGGACGACGTCGGAGTTCCTGGCCTTCGACGAGAGCTACCTCGGCGGTGTCTCACTCTCGACGGGGTGGGTGGCCGGCGCCGAAGGCGGAGCGAAGAGCATCGTCACCGGCATGCTGGGCGGCGACGGCACTGTTCGCGTGTGGTCGAGTGGGTCACGCCTCGACGGTGAGCCGAGGATGTATCTCGAGAGCCCGAACCACCACTCCGCCGACGTCGTGTTCACTCAGATCGCGTCGTTCGCACCGTTCGCCGGCGGCCCTGCCGGCAGCGGGGTTCAGGTGGCCACCACCAGCACCACCACCGGCGCCGACCTGCTCGTCAGCGGTCCGGGGCCGGGCGGCACGGAGGTGCGCAAGTTCGGGCTCGGCCGCGCCGAACCCCGATCGACCACACTGGTGCCGCTGCCGTTGGGCACGCTCCCCGCGCTCCCCTCAGCGCAAGGGTCCGTGCCACTCGGTGGCAGATAG
- a CDS encoding ABC-F family ATP-binding cassette domain-containing protein — protein sequence MTATLRISGLSASRGERTLFSGLDLTVAPGDVTGLVGANGAGKSTLLTALAGVGSADVEGSIVLSPPDAAVGYLAQEPDRIAGETVLDFLGRRTGVTEAEHTMNAAAETLGESDEDLYSPALERWLALGGADLAERAEKVVSELGLGVPLDAHMTSLSGGQAARAGLASLLLSRYDVLLLDEPTNDLDLVGLEQLERFVAESRGAMVVVSHDREFLARTVTGIVELDLVQQQIAVYDGSYDSYLAEREIARRHVREAYEEYAGTRSDLEDRAQMQRNWMEHGVRNARRKAKDNDKIGKGLRTESTEKQAAKARQTQRRIERLEVVEEPRKEWELRMEIATAPRSGSVVATANGATVAWGGDREFTFGPVTTQVDWGDRILITGANGSGKTTLLNVLLGKIALDAGTAALGSGVAIGEIDQARGLFEGGEKVADAFAAQVPDWPDADVRTLLAKFGLKGHHVLRPAASLSPGERTRAALALLQARGVNLLVLDEPTNHLDLPAIEQLEQAMENFDGTLLLVTHDRRMLDSTRSTRRWRMDGGRLSEE from the coding sequence GTGACTGCAACACTGCGCATCAGCGGACTGTCGGCTTCGCGCGGGGAGCGCACCCTCTTCTCCGGCCTCGACCTGACTGTCGCCCCGGGCGACGTGACCGGACTCGTGGGGGCGAACGGTGCCGGCAAGTCGACGCTGCTGACCGCGCTCGCGGGGGTCGGCTCGGCGGACGTCGAGGGCAGTATCGTGCTGAGCCCGCCCGACGCGGCCGTCGGCTACCTCGCCCAGGAACCCGACCGGATCGCCGGCGAGACGGTGCTCGACTTCCTCGGCCGCAGGACCGGCGTCACCGAGGCCGAGCACACCATGAACGCGGCCGCGGAAACGCTCGGCGAGTCGGACGAGGATCTCTACTCCCCCGCGCTCGAACGCTGGCTGGCGCTGGGCGGCGCCGACCTCGCCGAGCGCGCGGAGAAGGTCGTGAGCGAACTCGGGCTGGGAGTGCCGCTCGACGCGCACATGACGTCGCTGTCCGGTGGGCAGGCCGCGCGCGCCGGATTGGCGTCGCTGCTGCTGTCCCGGTACGACGTGCTGCTGCTCGACGAGCCGACCAACGACCTCGACCTCGTGGGGCTCGAGCAGCTCGAGCGTTTCGTCGCCGAGAGCCGGGGCGCGATGGTGGTGGTGAGTCACGATCGAGAATTCCTGGCGCGCACCGTGACCGGAATCGTGGAACTCGACCTGGTACAGCAGCAGATCGCGGTCTACGACGGCAGCTACGACTCGTATCTCGCCGAGCGGGAGATCGCGCGCAGGCATGTGCGGGAGGCGTACGAGGAGTACGCCGGGACCCGTTCGGACCTCGAGGACCGCGCGCAGATGCAGCGGAACTGGATGGAGCACGGCGTCCGGAACGCGCGTCGTAAGGCGAAGGACAACGACAAGATCGGCAAGGGTCTGCGCACCGAGTCCACCGAGAAGCAGGCCGCGAAGGCCCGGCAGACTCAACGCCGGATCGAGCGGCTCGAGGTGGTGGAGGAGCCGCGCAAGGAGTGGGAACTGCGGATGGAGATCGCCACCGCCCCGCGCAGCGGATCGGTCGTGGCGACGGCGAACGGCGCCACCGTCGCATGGGGCGGGGACCGCGAATTCACGTTCGGTCCGGTCACCACTCAGGTGGACTGGGGTGACCGGATCCTCATCACCGGCGCCAACGGTTCCGGCAAGACGACCCTGCTGAACGTGCTGCTCGGCAAGATCGCCCTGGATGCGGGCACCGCCGCACTCGGTTCGGGTGTGGCGATCGGCGAGATCGATCAGGCCCGCGGCCTGTTCGAGGGCGGCGAGAAGGTGGCCGACGCGTTCGCGGCGCAGGTCCCGGACTGGCCGGACGCCGACGTGCGGACACTGCTCGCGAAGTTCGGGCTCAAGGGACACCACGTGCTGCGGCCGGCGGCGTCGCTGTCACCCGGCGAACGCACCCGCGCCGCCCTGGCCCTGCTGCAGGCGCGGGGCGTCAACCTGCTGGTGCTCGACGAGCCCACCAACCACCTGGACCTCCCCGCGATCGAACAGCTCGAGCAGGCCATGGAGAACTTCGACGGCACGCTGCTGCTCGTCACCCACGACCGGCGGATGCTGGATTCGACGCGCAGCACGCGCCGGTGGCGGATGGACGGCGGCCGGCTGTCCGAGGAGTAG
- a CDS encoding aldo/keto reductase, giving the protein MGFNNAQSPVPTVTLNDGNSIPALGFGVWQVPDDESHAAVIEALKAGYRSIDTAKIYENETGVGRALADSGIARDELFVTTKLWNEDQGYDSTLRAFDASLNRLGLDYVDLYLIHWPEPSADRYVDTFKAFQKIKADGRARSIGVSNFTPETLDRLIAETGEVPAINQVELHPRFNQADLRAFHTGKGIATEAWSPLGQGTVLEDESIAKIAAAHGKTTAQVIIRWHLQIGNVVIPKSVTPERIAANFDVFDFELTPDEINTVGSLTRADGRIGPDPDTLGA; this is encoded by the coding sequence ATGGGTTTCAACAATGCACAGAGTCCTGTACCTACGGTCACGCTCAACGACGGGAACAGCATTCCTGCCCTCGGCTTCGGCGTGTGGCAGGTGCCGGACGACGAGAGCCATGCCGCGGTCATCGAGGCGCTGAAGGCCGGCTACCGCAGCATCGACACCGCCAAGATCTACGAGAACGAAACCGGAGTGGGCCGCGCGCTCGCGGACTCCGGAATTGCCCGCGACGAGCTGTTCGTCACCACCAAGCTGTGGAACGAGGACCAGGGGTACGACTCCACGCTCCGCGCATTCGACGCCAGCCTGAACCGCCTCGGGCTCGACTACGTCGACCTCTACCTCATCCACTGGCCCGAGCCGTCCGCGGACCGCTACGTGGACACGTTCAAGGCCTTCCAGAAGATCAAGGCCGACGGGCGTGCGCGGTCGATCGGTGTCTCCAACTTCACCCCGGAGACCCTCGACCGACTGATCGCCGAGACGGGCGAGGTGCCCGCAATCAACCAGGTCGAGCTGCACCCGCGGTTCAACCAGGCCGACCTGCGCGCCTTCCACACCGGCAAGGGCATCGCGACCGAGGCGTGGAGCCCGCTCGGTCAGGGCACCGTCCTCGAGGACGAGTCCATCGCGAAGATCGCTGCAGCGCACGGTAAGACGACCGCACAGGTGATCATTCGCTGGCACCTGCAGATCGGGAACGTGGTGATCCCCAAGTCGGTGACGCCGGAGCGCATCGCCGCCAACTTCGACGTCTTCGACTTCGAGCTGACCCCCGACGAGATCAACACGGTCGGGTCGCTGACCCGGGCCGACGGACGCATCGGCCCCGACCCGGACACGCTGGGCGCGTAG